A genomic segment from Drosophila willistoni isolate 14030-0811.24 chromosome 2L unlocalized genomic scaffold, UCI_dwil_1.1 Seg168, whole genome shotgun sequence encodes:
- the LOC6640934 gene encoding uncharacterized protein LOC6640934, with protein sequence MADSDLSKSIEIITKTEELADKILANKHELTIMDKRRQQTREALRIMMQKSQDQDEKVWITLGSMLIKMPRNKAIELLKKDQQQIEQQINLIYSEQKILVNKHRDMEFKSPFSGTNLKPLDQKEFAALKSNLPLL encoded by the exons atggCAGACTCAGATCTAAGCAAGAGCATTGAGATAATAACCAAAACTGAGGAGCTAGCCGATAAGATATTGGCCAATAAACATGAGTTAACCATAATGGATAAAAGACGGCAACAGACACGGGAGGCTCTGCGAATCATGATGCAGAAGTCCCAGGATCAGGACGAGAAAGTGTGGATAACCTTGGGTAGCATGTTGATTAAAATGCCCAGGAATAAAGCCATAGAGCTACTAAAAAAGG ATCAGCAACAAATAGAACAgcaaatcaatttaatttactCAGAGCAAAAGATTTTGGTCAATAAACATCGTGATATGGAATTTAAATCGCCATTTTCGGGCACAAACCTAAAACCATTGGACCAAAAAGAGTTTGCGGCACTGAAAAGCAATTTGCCTCTGTTGTGA